CGTAATGCTAATGCTAAAAAAGTAGCTCAAAGCCCTAAAGAAGAAAGAGAGGGGTTCATAGTAAAAGGAAGAGAGATTGCATCTGAAATTGAACAATTAAAGCCCATCTTAAATACCTTAGAACATCGTTTAAGGGATTATCTTCTGCTTGTTCCCAATATTCCTGCCAAAGAAGCTCCTATTGGAGAAAACGAGGATTTTAATATAGAAGTTAAAAAATGGGGAAAGGCGCCTGTCTTTGATTTTCCTTTTCTTAGCCATACAGAAATTTTACAGAAAAATCAATGGGCTGAAGAGAGAATCTCACAGGTTTGCGGATCTCGAACTTATGCCTTAAAAAATGAGATGGTTTTGCTTGAGATGGCTCTTTTGCAATTTGCTTTGCGCAAAGCACGGTCTAAAGGGTTTGAGCTCATCACAGTTCCATCGCTTGTGCGAGATTTTGCTCTCTATGGCACAGGGCATTTCCCCGAAGGAAAAGAACAAGTCTACTTTATACCCAAAGATAACCTCTATCTTTCAGGTACAGCTGAAGTACCTATCAATAGTTTGCATTCAGGAGAAATTCTACAAGAAGAACAATTGCCTATACTTTATGCAGGTTTTTCTCCTTGCTTTAGAAGAGAATCCGGTAGTGCAGGACGTGATGTAAAAGGACTTATCCGCGTACATCAGTTTTATAAAGTCGAACTATTTGTCATTTGCAAAAATGATAAGGAAGAGTCGCTTTCTTGGCTGTATAAATTACTGCAAATTGCTGAAGAGATTATGCAAGACTTAGAGCTGCCTTATAGAGTGATTGAATGCTGTACAGGGGATATGGGGCTTGGTAAGGTAAGAATGTTTGACATTGAAGCTTGGGTGGCTAGCGAAGCTAAGTACAGAGAGACACACAGCTGTTCTTCTCTCCACGATTGGCAATCTCGCAGAACCAATGTTCGTTATCGTACATCAGATGGCGTAGTTAAATTCTGTCATACCTTAAACAATACAGCTATTGCAACACCGCGAATTTTAGTGCCCTTTTTGGAGAATCATCAACAAAAAGATGGAAGCATTTATATTCCTCTGGCTCTTCAACCTTATCTTGAAGGACAAGAGTATCTATTGCCTCATAAACTGCGGGTTTGATTTAGCAGGTTTTTAAGCTTGGATGTAACATTTAGAATCATTGAGCTTAGCTCTATAAATGATGTCTAAGTCTTTTAGTTTTATAATTGCACATTCAAGAAGAGTAGCGCCTTCATCTTTTTTAAGGTGCATTTTATCGGGATCGACTAATGTAGTACTTGCACGCTGAAATCGTTCACAGTTGATATTGAAATAAATAGATCTACGTTCTTTAAAAGCTTCTCCTGTTGAATCCTCTGCAATTGCACTATTTATCCCTTGGATCAGATCAAGGGTAAGTTCTTTAAGCTCTTTTTCTGTTTCAGGGTCGGTGGAAAAAACCAGATTGCTCTCATCTATTTTAACCGGTTCATTTCCTTTTATGATTCCTTTTTTTAGGTAGTATTCTTTTAATTTATCGCCTTCTTCTAATTCTTTCTTTCTTCGAGAGTAGGCGTCTGTAAAAAGAGAGGTAGAGACACCATTTTCTTCTGCTACCGCTTCAATCATTTTTGCTTATTTTTCATTTACACACCCAAGTAGGCCTCTTCGTCTATTTTCTTCACCAAATAAGCCAATCTCTGGGTTGTTTATCTCTTCAAGATCAATAAGAGCAATTTTCCTATTTCCCTTTTCATCAAGGCTATTATTTAAAATAGGATTATTACCCCAAGTAACATCGCTATAACCTGTTTTGCAAATAAAGAAGCCAAGTTGGCGGATTGTTTCTTTAAGGCTATCTGCATAATCTAGAAAAGACTCTTCTTGAGCACCTTCATGTGGATTGATATCTAATTTTTGCTCAGCAATAACTTCATATTTTTTGCCTTCCAAATCAACTATAAATAATTTTGCTTTTGGAATGACAAGTAACGCTAACTGATGGGTGCGAATCACTGTTTGAGCATAGATCATATTTTGATAGCGATCTTTCATAGAATTATAATAATCTATTTTAAAGAGCAATCCAGGAGCGGTCTCTAATTCAAAAACTAGATGCCTTTCTTGACTATGATACAATTTAATGCCGTCTTGATGCTCTTGAAAGATTTTCTTCATACATGTTTGAATTTTTACAATAATCTCTTCAGAAACAGATATTCCTTGTTGTAGTTCTTTTTCACTAATGTCAAAGCCTTCAGATGGCATAAGAATGCCAAAGCGAAGCTTTTCTTTTTGTTCAGTAAAAAGCTCTCTAGTAGGCTTAGAAAAAAGAGAAAAGCCTAAAGAGCGTATAATCTCTAAGGCTCCTAACAAGCTACGCCTAGTGCGTTCTAAATAAGAGAAATCTCGCTCTATTTTACAAATTATTTGATATCTCTCTCCAGTAAACCCAAGACTTGGAGTTTTACCCTCTTTGTTAAGAATCCGGTTTCTGCTGTTAAACTTTTCGGAGTCTTCCCATCCATTCTGAGTCCACTCCTCATTAGAGATGGGTAGGGGATTATGGGAGCTAATAACTACAAAATTAGGCATGTAATGCTCATATTAAAAAAAATAATCACATAATTTATAAGGGAAGATGGGTTTTACATCTATTACTATTTTTTTTCATTTTCTAGTTAAAGCCTAAAAGCATAAGGTCTTAAAGCTGTCTTTATAACAATCTTATTTTTTTAAGTATCTTATAATGAAAGCCTTAAAAATACTTTTTTTTGAGATTAACCATTAACTGTTTATAAGATATTTGTATTTAGTTATTTAAAAAACAATAACTTATTATAATTATATTTACTATCTATAAATAAATATCTTTATTGTTTGTAAATAAAACTATTATATAATTAATCAAAACTAATAACAATAAACACAAAAAGGTAATTAGATGAATACAAGAATAAGTGAAACAAAAAGCCCTCCTTCGGCTTTTGACAGCTTTGAACGATATAGCCGTATGCTTAACTCATTAGCAGGCCGTATAGCTATTGTTATAGCCAGCGTTTTATATAATATTATAGCCCTTCCATTTGCAGCCGTTTCTTATTTGGCACAAAAAGTAGTGACTGTTTGGAATGAAAGCAAAAGATCGGATGTGAGAAAGGCTGCTAAGGCTTTTGTCAATCAAACTCAGGGTACTACGCCTTATCTCGATCCAATAGAAGTAATGATAGAATCAAAGAAAGAAGAGGAAAGAATAGCACTTGCTGCTAAAAAACAGGAGGCTATTAAGAAAAGACAGATGGACATTAGGCAAAAAGTTGATGAGCAGATAGCAGCAAAAGCCCTTTCCTACAAAGGATTTGATGGAGTTTTAGAAAGCTGGGGAAATAAAGCTCCTAAATTCGAAAATCGGGAGGAAGCTGTAAAACGAATTAAAAAAGTCATGCTTACAAATGGAACAAGTTTAGATTTATCAAACTTGCAGTTAAGCTCTTTACCAGATGTTTTTTTACCAAACCTTTCTGGTAATGCACGTTTTTTAAATAATATACAAAAATTAAATCTTAAAGGTAATAATTTTACAGGTATACCTGAATCCATAAAAAATCTAAGATCCTTAGAGGAGCTAAGTCTTGAAGGTAATCAGATTGCAGTATTGCCTAAAGAAGCATTGGAAAAGTTAATAACATTACAAGTGCTAAATCTTAAGGGTAATCAGATTACAGTATTGCCTGAAAACATATTTGATAATCTAAAGGCATTACTAGATTTAGACCTGGGAAATAATCAGATTAGAGAATTTCCTAAAAACATATTTGATAATTTAGAATTAAGATCATTGTCTCTTAAAGCAAATGAGCTTAAAGCTCTGCCTGAATCATTTAACAAGTTATTACCATCATTACGAATGCTAAATCTTAAGGATAACCCAATTAGTAAAGATGATCTAAAAATGATAAAGCAGCAGAAACATAAGGATCTTAGATTCTTCTATGACACAAATATAGGCGCACAATTTAAGAAGAAAAAAGATAAAGTTTTAAGACACACTTCAGAAGTGTTTAAAACTTTAGGAAAAGCTTCTTAAATTTTTTATAGTTATCCAAAACTTTTAAGATAAAACATGCAGAGAAGCTCTAAAAAATAAAGGGCTTCTATTTCCCCAAGATATGGCCTTCTATATATCAGTAAAAAATCACAGTATCTTTTAACACAATCATTCTCATTTTTTATCCTAGACAATGATAAATATTTTATGTAAAACATAGAAATTATTTTATATTTTTAGGATCTTAGAAAAAATGAAAAAGAAATGCAAAGTCTTATTTTTCATTTTACTCTCTTTAGCTGTAATAGTTTTGTCTCTAGTGTATTTAAGCAATACTGACATTGCTGTCTTAAATCCTAAGGGAATGATTGCAGTAAAAGAGCGCAATTTGCTTATCAAGATCACTTTGATCATGCTTATTGTCGTTATTCCTGTTTTTATTCTTACATGGGTTATTTCTTGGAAATATAGAGAGGGGAACAAGGCTAAATATACACCGGATTGGGATAAACATTTGCTGTCTGAATCTATCTGGTGGGGACTTCCTTGTGCTATTGTTCTAGCAATGTCAATATTGGTTTGGAAAAGCTCTCATGAGTTAGATCCGTTCAAACCCCTTGAATCAGATAAGAGGCCTCTTAGAATACAGGTAGTTGCATTGCAATGGAAATGGCTGTTTATTTACCCAGAACAGGGCATTGCAACTGTTAATTTTTTGCAATTTCCAGAACAAACCCCGATTAACTTTGAAATAACTGCAGATGCTCCTATGAATTCTTTTTGGATTCCAGAGCTAGGTGGTCAGATTTATGCAATGCCTGGGATGCAAACCAAGTTGCATCTTATAGCTAATGAAAAGGGGAGCTTTAGAGGTTCATCAGCTAATTTAAGTGGACGGGGATTTGCGGGGATGAAGTTTATTGCTAAAGCTATTTCTCAAGCCGATTTCTATCAATGGGTGGATTCATTAAACGAGTCCTCTGACTTTCTTAACCTAGCTGAATATATCAGATTAGCAGAGCCTAGTGAAAATAACCCTGTGACTTCTTATGTGCTAGAAAAGCAAGACTTATATGATTGGATTGTTAGGAAATATACGATGCCAAGGATGGATTGATATGTTTGGAAGACTAACTTGGGATGCTTTTCGTCAGGACCCTATTGAAATCGCAGCAGGAATCTCGATGATTCTTGGCCTGTTTATTGTGATAGGACTTTTATGGTATTTTAAGCGCTTTAGGTGGCTTTGGACAGAGTACTTGACCTCGCTTGATCCTAAAAAAATTGGTGTGATGTACATTGTAGTTGTCTTTATCATGTTACTGAAAGCGGTATTCGATGCAGGCATGATACGCTTGCAACAGATTCTTTCTGTCAGCGATGCTCATGGCTATTTATCATCACCGCATTTTCAGCAGGTTTTTACCGCTCATGGAACGACTATGATTTTTTTTGTGGGCATGGGTCTTGTATTCGGAATTTTGAATCTCATTGTACCCTTGCAAATTGGCGCGCGTGATGTGGCTTTTCCTTTTTTAAATTCTCTGAGTTTCTATTTATTTTCTGTGGGAGCAATTCTTCTTCTTTTATCTCTTATTATTGGTAAATTTTCTGGAACTGGCTGGGTAGCATATCCTCCACTTTCAGGTCTTAAATACAATTCTGGAGTAGGGGTGGATTATTGGATATGGAGCGTGCAGATTGCAGGCATTGGTAGCTTACTTTCAGGTATTAACTTTCTTGTTACTATTTTGAAAATGCGTTGTCCAGGGATGACTTTAATGAAAATGCCGCTATTTGTTTGGAGCGCTTTATGTACGATGGTTTTGGTGGTTTTTGCTTTTCCGATCTTAACCGCAACTATTGGAATGCTTTCTTTAGATAGACTGCTACACATGCATTTTTTTACTGCAGATTTTGGGGGAAACCCCATGATGTACATCAATCTCATTTGGGCATGGGGCCATCCAGAAGTATATATTTTGATTTTGCCTGCTTTTGGGATCTTTTCAGAAGTGGTTGCTACTTTTTCACAAAAACGACTATTCGGTTATGATTCCATGGTATGGGCACTTGTTGCCATTACCTTATTATCTTTTCTTGTTTGGTTACATCACTTCTTTACCATGGGATCTGGAGCTAATGTAAATGCTTTTTTTGGCATCATGACAATGCTTATTGCTATCCCTACAGGTGTAAAAATTT
This window of the Candidatus Rhabdochlamydia sp. T3358 genome carries:
- a CDS encoding leucine-rich repeat domain-containing protein, with the protein product MNTRISETKSPPSAFDSFERYSRMLNSLAGRIAIVIASVLYNIIALPFAAVSYLAQKVVTVWNESKRSDVRKAAKAFVNQTQGTTPYLDPIEVMIESKKEEERIALAAKKQEAIKKRQMDIRQKVDEQIAAKALSYKGFDGVLESWGNKAPKFENREEAVKRIKKVMLTNGTSLDLSNLQLSSLPDVFLPNLSGNARFLNNIQKLNLKGNNFTGIPESIKNLRSLEELSLEGNQIAVLPKEALEKLITLQVLNLKGNQITVLPENIFDNLKALLDLDLGNNQIREFPKNIFDNLELRSLSLKANELKALPESFNKLLPSLRMLNLKDNPISKDDLKMIKQQKHKDLRFFYDTNIGAQFKKKKDKVLRHTSEVFKTLGKAS
- the cyoB gene encoding cytochrome o ubiquinol oxidase subunit I; its protein translation is MFGRLTWDAFRQDPIEIAAGISMILGLFIVIGLLWYFKRFRWLWTEYLTSLDPKKIGVMYIVVVFIMLLKAVFDAGMIRLQQILSVSDAHGYLSSPHFQQVFTAHGTTMIFFVGMGLVFGILNLIVPLQIGARDVAFPFLNSLSFYLFSVGAILLLLSLIIGKFSGTGWVAYPPLSGLKYNSGVGVDYWIWSVQIAGIGSLLSGINFLVTILKMRCPGMTLMKMPLFVWSALCTMVLVVFAFPILTATIGMLSLDRLLHMHFFTADFGGNPMMYINLIWAWGHPEVYILILPAFGIFSEVVATFSQKRLFGYDSMVWALVAITLLSFLVWLHHFFTMGSGANVNAFFGIMTMLIAIPTGVKIFNWLFTMFRGRVRFTTPMLWFLGFVFIFTTGGMTGVLLSVAPVDFQVHNSLFLIAHFHSMVIGGVLFGFLAGITYWFPKFMGFKLHEGLGKYAFWCWFIGFLLAFIPLYVLGLMGASRRLDHYEAATGWQPLFIVAAIGVTVIICGIGFQILQILVSIKQRKENRDLTGDPWNGRTLEWSTSSPPPFYNFAILPEVHERDSFWTMKHTKVAEKPHYKDIHMPKNTPMGLFIGGFSFILGFALIWHMIWLGIIGLMGIIACLVIRMSDDDTDYYVLAAEIEKIEARCKSL
- the serS gene encoding serine--tRNA ligase, translating into MLDLKFIKDNQEIVQEAVRLKNVKLNLHELLLCETQVADCKKKIELLQTERNANAKKVAQSPKEEREGFIVKGREIASEIEQLKPILNTLEHRLRDYLLLVPNIPAKEAPIGENEDFNIEVKKWGKAPVFDFPFLSHTEILQKNQWAEERISQVCGSRTYALKNEMVLLEMALLQFALRKARSKGFELITVPSLVRDFALYGTGHFPEGKEQVYFIPKDNLYLSGTAEVPINSLHSGEILQEEQLPILYAGFSPCFRRESGSAGRDVKGLIRVHQFYKVELFVICKNDKEESLSWLYKLLQIAEEIMQDLELPYRVIECCTGDMGLGKVRMFDIEAWVASEAKYRETHSCSSLHDWQSRRTNVRYRTSDGVVKFCHTLNNTAIATPRILVPFLENHQQKDGSIYIPLALQPYLEGQEYLLPHKLRV
- the cyoA gene encoding ubiquinol oxidase subunit II codes for the protein MKKKCKVLFFILLSLAVIVLSLVYLSNTDIAVLNPKGMIAVKERNLLIKITLIMLIVVIPVFILTWVISWKYREGNKAKYTPDWDKHLLSESIWWGLPCAIVLAMSILVWKSSHELDPFKPLESDKRPLRIQVVALQWKWLFIYPEQGIATVNFLQFPEQTPINFEITADAPMNSFWIPELGGQIYAMPGMQTKLHLIANEKGSFRGSSANLSGRGFAGMKFIAKAISQADFYQWVDSLNESSDFLNLAEYIRLAEPSENNPVTSYVLEKQDLYDWIVRKYTMPRMD